In one Pseudomonas sp. Bout1 genomic region, the following are encoded:
- the icmH gene encoding type IVB secretion system protein IcmH/DotU has protein sequence MDREYPQGEKTVLLDRQGQGPVQGPITDFASPPRFEQLDDRMIYAARLQGAEHFNVGLNNLVAPAWELLSEVVRLKRSTAQESLRALNERLSSAITLFETRARHDGAQSSEVMAARYVLCSVIDEAVVTTPWGNQSDWSKMSLLSSFHNETFGGEKFFQLLERMSRDPFKHLAMLELMYLCLSLGFEGKYRIMERGLMQLEQVRDALYRQIRHVRGEPPPACAPPSRPSQQRQRSLRMVPASWVAMFVVACLVGLYSGFAWVLGEQRETALQPYQLLAPDLSRTPL, from the coding sequence ATGGACAGGGAATACCCGCAGGGCGAGAAAACCGTCCTGCTCGACCGACAGGGGCAAGGGCCGGTACAGGGGCCGATAACCGACTTTGCATCGCCTCCGCGTTTTGAACAATTGGACGACCGGATGATTTACGCCGCCCGATTGCAGGGCGCGGAGCACTTCAACGTTGGCCTGAATAATCTAGTCGCGCCTGCCTGGGAGTTGCTGTCCGAGGTGGTTCGGCTCAAACGCAGTACCGCTCAGGAAAGCCTGCGGGCACTCAACGAACGGCTGTCATCGGCGATCACGCTTTTCGAGACCCGGGCGCGGCATGACGGCGCGCAAAGCAGCGAGGTCATGGCGGCGCGGTATGTGCTGTGCAGTGTGATCGACGAGGCAGTGGTCACAACACCATGGGGCAACCAGAGCGATTGGTCGAAGATGAGCCTGCTGAGTAGCTTTCACAATGAAACCTTCGGCGGCGAAAAGTTCTTCCAGTTGCTTGAGCGAATGTCGAGGGACCCTTTCAAGCACTTGGCGATGCTGGAGTTGATGTACTTGTGCCTGTCACTCGGGTTTGAGGGCAAGTACCGGATCATGGAACGTGGGTTGATGCAGCTTGAACAGGTTCGGGATGCACTTTACCGGCAGATCCGGCATGTACGCGGTGAACCTCCTCCCGCGTGTGCACCGCCGTCCAGGCCGAGTCAACAGCGCCAGAGGTCGCTGAGGATGGTGCCGGCATCCTGGGTCGCGATGTTTGTCGTGGCCTGCCTCGTAGGCCTGTATTCGGGGTTTGCCTGGGTACTTGGCGAGCAGCGCGAGACGGCGCTGCAACCGTATCAATTATTGGCGCCGGATCTTTCCCGGACGCCTCTCTAA